A single Loxodonta africana isolate mLoxAfr1 chromosome 12, mLoxAfr1.hap2, whole genome shotgun sequence DNA region contains:
- the KCNK3 gene encoding potassium channel subfamily K member 3 yields MFYALLGIPLTLVMFQSLGERINTFVKYLLHRAKKGLGMRRADVSMANMVLIGFFSCISTLCIGAAAFSYYEHWTFFQAYYYCFITLTTIGFGDYVALQKDQALQTQPQYVAFSFVYILTGLTVIGAFLNLVVLRFMTMNAEDEKRDAEHRALLTRNGQAGGSSAGCGGGAGGSAHTTDTASSTAVAGGGGFRNVYAEVLHFQSMCSCLWYKSREKLQYSIPMIIPRDLSTSDTCVEQSHSSPGGGGRYSDTPSHRCLCSAAPRSAISSVSTGLHSLSTFRGLMKRRSSV; encoded by the coding sequence ATGTTCTACGCGTTGCTGGGCATCCCGCTCACGCTCGTCATGTTCCAGAGCCTGGGCGAGCGCATCAACACCTTCGTGAAGTACCTGCTGCACCGCGCCAAGAAGGGGCTGGGCATGCGGCGCGCCGACGTGTCCATGGCCAACATGGTGCTCATCGGCTTCTTCTCGTGCATTAGCACGCTGTGCATCGGCGCTGCGGCCTTCTCCTACTACGAGCACTGGACCTTCTTCCAGGCCTACTACTACTGCTTCATCACGCTCACCACCATAGGCTTCGGCGACTACGTGGCGCTGCAGAAGGACCAGGCGCTGCAGACGCAGCCGCAGTACGTGGCCTTCAGCTTCGTCTACATCCTCACGGGCCTCACGGTCATCGGAGCTTTCCTCAACCTCGTGGTGCTGCGCTTCATGACCATGAACGCCGAGGACGAGAAGCGCGACGCCGAGCACCGCGCCCTGCTCACGCGCAACGGGCAGGCGGGCGGCAGCAGCGCGGGCTGCGGCGGGGGCGCTGGAGGCAGCGCGCACACCACCGACACCGCCTCGTCCACCGCGGTGGCTGGCGGCGGTGGCTTCCGCAACGTGTACGCCGAGGTGCTGCACTTCCAGTCCATGTGCTCGTGCCTGTGGTACAAGAGCCGCGAGAAGCTACAGTactccatccccatgatcatcCCGCGGGACCTCTCCACGTCCGACACGTGCGTCGAGCAGAGCCACTCGTCGCCGGGAGGGGGCGGTCGCTACAGTGACACTCCCTCGCACCGCTGCCTCTGCAGCGCGGCGCCGCGCTCCGCCATCAGCTCCGTGTCTACGGGCTTGCACAGCCTGTCCACCTTCCGCGGCCTCATGAAGCGCAGGAGCTCCGTGTGA